A portion of the Nitratidesulfovibrio termitidis HI1 genome contains these proteins:
- a CDS encoding DNA-processing protein DprA, with product MNDTLSLNTRAILLLTAPLMVGRSSMRPAGPAAALLSLGEYKRLARRLRELSRQPADLLAADGEALWAGCADTVEPERLRQLLGRGFLLGQAVERWQARSIWVVSRADAAYPARLKARLKEDCPPILYGCGNRPLLDREGLAVVGSRNADDALLAYARGVGALAAAAGVALVSGGARGIDGAATDGALAAGGAAVSVLAEGLEPRAMRRENRNAIAEGRLLLLSPYDPNVAFNVGNAMQRNKLIYALSDAALVVCSDADRGGTWAGAQEQLDKLRLTPVYVRATGARSEGLEALCAKGAQPWPEPADTAGLMALLRQPMVMPPREQTLSLLDAATMQAPAPVAEKKESATPKGATAGKTHPGAELPDAQPPAMQPPTSRMPDGLPPGPQGGGHDVSPISPADELQALIRQLAPQLLAVPKKEDEIAAELGVATVQARAWLTWLVAEGLAEKGGRPVKYRLASTGRP from the coding sequence ATGAACGACACCCTTTCGCTGAATACCAGGGCAATCCTGCTGCTGACCGCCCCGCTGATGGTGGGACGAAGCTCCATGAGGCCCGCCGGCCCGGCTGCGGCCCTGCTGAGCCTTGGCGAATACAAGCGCCTTGCCCGCCGCCTGCGCGAACTTTCGCGCCAGCCCGCCGACCTGCTGGCGGCGGACGGGGAAGCGCTGTGGGCCGGATGCGCTGACACTGTCGAGCCGGAGCGGCTGCGGCAGCTTCTGGGGCGCGGCTTTCTGCTGGGCCAGGCCGTGGAACGCTGGCAGGCCAGGTCCATCTGGGTGGTCAGCCGTGCCGACGCGGCATACCCCGCCCGCCTGAAGGCCCGCCTGAAGGAAGACTGCCCCCCGATCCTGTACGGCTGCGGCAACCGGCCGCTGCTTGACCGGGAAGGGCTGGCCGTTGTCGGTTCGCGCAATGCGGACGATGCCCTGCTGGCCTACGCAAGAGGCGTGGGCGCCCTGGCCGCCGCTGCCGGGGTGGCGCTGGTGTCTGGCGGCGCGCGGGGCATCGACGGTGCGGCCACCGACGGGGCCTTGGCAGCGGGCGGCGCGGCGGTGAGCGTGCTGGCCGAAGGGCTGGAGCCGCGCGCCATGCGTCGCGAAAACCGCAACGCCATAGCGGAAGGCCGCCTGCTGCTGCTTTCGCCGTATGACCCCAACGTGGCCTTCAACGTGGGCAACGCCATGCAGCGCAACAAACTCATTTATGCGCTGTCCGATGCGGCGCTGGTGGTATGCAGCGATGCGGACAGGGGCGGCACCTGGGCCGGGGCGCAGGAGCAACTGGACAAGCTACGGCTGACGCCGGTCTACGTACGTGCCACGGGAGCCCGTAGCGAAGGGCTGGAAGCATTGTGCGCCAAGGGGGCGCAGCCCTGGCCGGAGCCTGCCGACACCGCCGGGCTGATGGCATTGCTGCGCCAACCCATGGTCATGCCGCCCAGGGAACAGACGCTGTCGCTGCTGGATGCCGCCACCATGCAGGCCCCGGCGCCTGTTGCCGAAAAAAAGGAATCGGCTACCCCGAAAGGGGCTACCGCAGGAAAGACGCATCCCGGTGCGGAACTGCCCGATGCACAGCCGCCCGCCATGCAGCCGCCGACTTCACGGATGCCGGACGGGCTTCCTCCCGGACCGCAGGGGGGTGGACATGATGTGTCGCCCATCTCTCCGGCTGACGAACTTCAGGCGCTGATCCGCCAGTTGGCCCCGCAGTTGCTGGCCGTTCCCAAAAAGGAAGACGAGATCGCTGCGGAACTGGGCGTGGCCACCGTACAGGCCCGCGCCTGGCTGACCTGGCTGGTGGCCGAGGGGCTGGCGGAAAAGGGCGGGCGTCCCGTGAAATACCGCCTTGCGTCCACCGGGCGTCCCTGA
- a CDS encoding two-component system sensor histidine kinase NtrB: MTTQPPSGLPAPPAATPESGETPLRTAPGCPTCASGHGPDCNPEHGSGHAGQDEADGHAAPRRPFPVALAGVGRALRPVAGLLQRPDFLRGFPWVHLAGMLLTPQDHDELAQHACQPLSPPGSTDTAGSPNASASSPVSSPAPPDSGVLEARAGLPPAPPAPGGVPRFADAADLFAARPGLRMAIDLTDDGRHMADLRAAAPAGVSLLDAGGALWVWEMLASEKLCSTCNLHLREARDLFATLIDQVDEDILLLDTEGRIVDLNRNILQRKGGAKDDWIGTCCWQLDGASFCCPPEHGGCTFRETVSTGHKAERIHTRVNDDGRVQYFRVYTYPVTDDAGRLTRVIEMRRDITNRTNMEIRLQQAEKMAAIGELSTYVAHEIRNPLFAIGGFANSLLRSPSLDEAARGKVQVILEESRRLDTILKSILNFARPTSPVQGEVDLNLLARQTMELMSLGFDQRRITVDMQPAPDIPKAHGDGEMLKQCLINLVKNAQEAMPDGGRLTVRTGMNPQHVYVAVADTGVGIPPELHDKIFSPFFSTKEKGAGIGLAMSRKIIEEMGGKVDLQSQVGKGTTITLYLLPLLAVPQSTEPARDDPAGEGMKG; this comes from the coding sequence ATGACCACGCAGCCCCCTTCCGGCCTCCCTGCCCCCCCTGCCGCCACGCCGGAATCCGGCGAAACACCGCTCCGTACGGCCCCTGGCTGTCCCACATGTGCTTCGGGGCACGGCCCGGATTGCAATCCCGAGCATGGTTCGGGGCATGCCGGGCAGGACGAAGCGGATGGCCACGCCGCGCCGCGCCGCCCCTTTCCCGTGGCATTGGCAGGTGTGGGGCGTGCCCTGCGCCCGGTGGCGGGCCTGCTGCAACGTCCCGATTTCCTGCGGGGCTTTCCGTGGGTGCACCTGGCGGGCATGCTGCTGACCCCGCAGGACCACGACGAGTTGGCGCAACACGCCTGCCAGCCGCTGAGCCCCCCAGGTTCAACGGACACCGCGGGTTCGCCAAACGCCTCCGCGTCTTCCCCGGTTTCTTCCCCGGCGCCGCCGGACTCCGGCGTGCTGGAAGCCCGCGCGGGCCTGCCCCCGGCCCCCCCAGCCCCCGGCGGCGTGCCCCGCTTTGCCGACGCAGCCGACCTGTTCGCGGCCCGGCCCGGTCTGCGCATGGCCATCGACCTGACCGACGATGGCCGCCACATGGCCGACCTGCGCGCGGCGGCCCCCGCCGGGGTGTCGCTGCTGGACGCGGGCGGTGCGCTGTGGGTGTGGGAAATGCTGGCCTCGGAAAAGCTGTGCTCCACCTGCAACCTGCACCTGCGCGAGGCGCGCGACCTGTTCGCCACGCTCATCGACCAGGTGGACGAGGACATCCTGCTGCTGGACACCGAAGGCCGCATCGTGGACCTGAATCGCAACATCCTGCAACGCAAGGGCGGCGCCAAGGACGACTGGATCGGCACCTGCTGCTGGCAACTGGATGGCGCGTCCTTCTGCTGCCCGCCGGAGCACGGCGGCTGCACCTTCCGCGAAACGGTCAGCACCGGCCACAAGGCGGAGCGCATCCACACCAGGGTCAACGACGATGGCCGGGTGCAGTACTTCCGGGTGTACACCTACCCGGTCACCGACGACGCGGGACGGCTGACGCGGGTCATCGAGATGCGGCGCGACATCACCAACCGCACCAACATGGAAATCCGCCTGCAACAGGCCGAAAAGATGGCCGCCATCGGTGAGCTTTCCACTTACGTGGCGCACGAGATACGCAACCCGCTGTTCGCCATCGGCGGCTTTGCCAATTCGCTGCTGCGCTCGCCCTCGCTGGACGAGGCCGCGCGGGGCAAGGTGCAGGTGATCCTGGAAGAATCGCGGCGGCTGGACACCATCCTGAAGTCCATCCTCAACTTTGCCCGCCCCACCTCGCCGGTGCAGGGAGAGGTGGACCTGAACCTGCTGGCCCGCCAGACCATGGAACTGATGAGCCTGGGCTTCGACCAGCGGCGTATTACCGTGGACATGCAGCCTGCGCCGGACATCCCCAAGGCCCATGGCGACGGCGAGATGCTCAAGCAGTGCCTGATCAATCTGGTCAAGAACGCGCAGGAGGCCATGCCCGATGGTGGCCGCCTGACCGTGCGCACCGGCATGAACCCGCAGCACGTGTACGTTGCGGTGGCGGACACGGGCGTGGGCATCCCGCCGGAACTGCACGACAAGATTTTCAGCCCGTTTTTTTCCACCAAGGAAAAGGGCGCGGGCATCGGCCTTGCCATGAGCCGCAAGATCATCGAGGAAATGGGCGGCAAGGTGGACCTGCAAAGCCAGGTGGGCAAGGGGACCACCATTACCCTGTATCTGCTGCCCCTGCTGGCCGTGCCGCAATCGACGGAACCCGCGCGGGACGATCCGGCAGGTGAAGGCATGAAAGGCTGA
- the sppA gene encoding signal peptide peptidase SppA — translation MLPTARPSFSQRHPFIFGFLLILAAVALFMGASAALRHLTGSTGPFAGPRVGVVRVEGMIADISKTTAWMDTLREDPSVRGVLLRVDSPGGGVAASQELLEAVRRMARVKPVVVSMGTVAASGGYYISLGATRVIANPATLTGSIGVKMELPNVQGLMDKLGLARQTLVSGDMKDAGSPFRAMTPQEREYLQALVMDMYDQFVTEVANSRNLPVEKVRAVADGRALTGRQAHELGLVDALGGMDVAMTDLQQLCGIVERPVLVEQPKPSSWLRDALESVLDLQPASRVVTPGFMYVY, via the coding sequence ATGCTTCCGACAGCTAGACCCTCCTTCAGCCAGCGGCATCCGTTCATCTTCGGATTCCTGCTCATTCTGGCGGCCGTTGCCCTCTTTATGGGGGCTTCGGCCGCCTTGCGCCATTTGACCGGCAGCACGGGCCCGTTCGCGGGCCCGCGCGTCGGGGTGGTGCGGGTTGAAGGCATGATTGCCGACATCTCCAAGACCACCGCATGGATGGATACCCTGCGCGAAGATCCTTCGGTGCGCGGCGTGCTGCTGCGGGTGGATTCGCCCGGCGGCGGCGTTGCCGCCTCGCAGGAACTGCTGGAGGCCGTGCGCCGCATGGCCCGCGTGAAGCCGGTAGTGGTGTCCATGGGCACCGTGGCCGCTTCCGGCGGGTACTACATCTCGCTGGGCGCCACGCGCGTCATCGCCAACCCCGCCACGCTCACCGGCTCCATCGGCGTGAAGATGGAACTGCCCAACGTGCAGGGGCTGATGGACAAGCTGGGACTGGCCCGGCAGACGCTGGTTTCCGGCGACATGAAGGACGCGGGCTCGCCCTTCCGGGCCATGACCCCGCAGGAGCGCGAGTACCTGCAAGCGCTGGTCATGGACATGTACGACCAGTTCGTGACCGAGGTGGCCAATTCGCGCAACCTGCCGGTGGAAAAGGTGCGCGCCGTGGCCGACGGTCGGGCGCTGACCGGACGGCAGGCCCACGAACTGGGCCTGGTGGACGCTCTGGGCGGCATGGACGTGGCCATGACCGATTTGCAGCAGTTGTGCGGCATCGTCGAGCGGCCCGTACTGGTGGAACAGCCCAAACCTTCGTCGTGGCTGCGCGACGCGCTGGAATCGGTGCTGGACCTGCAACCGGCGTCGCGGGTGGTGACGCCCGGATTCATGTACGTGTATTAG
- a CDS encoding 30S ribosomal protein S1, which yields MTATPENMENAALEMDLSFESALENYLSSDFGDLEEGSIIKGEVVRVDEDSVLVDVNFKSEGQISASEFRDSTGKVNIAVGDKVDVFVVRKNEMEGTITLSFEKAKRMQLFDKLEEIQENNGVITGRIVRRIKGGYTVDLGGVEAFLPGSHVDLRPVPDMDALVNQEYEFRVLKINRRRSNVIVSRRVLLEEERDSKRQDLLRTLEENQIVTGKAKNITEYGVFVDLGGLDGLLHITDMSWKRIRHPKELVTLGQELQLKVLSFDRDNQKVSLGMKQLVADPWQDITAKYPEGAKLQGRVTNLVDYGAFVELEPGVEGLVHISEMSWTRKLRHPSQMVRVGDEVEVVILGVDQDKKRISLGMKQVKPNPWEVVAEKYPEGTILEGVIKNITEFGMFIGIEDGIDGLIHVSDISWTKKIRHPNEVFKTGDVVQAKVLTVDQENEKFTLGIKQLTEDPWTHVPSRYPVGALIEGTVTNITDFGLFVEVEEGIEGLVHVSEISQKKIKSPSEMFKEGVVIQAKVIHVSAEERRLGLSIKQLKDEEERRKPKEFRAGPADTGGQNLGDLLKQKLEEDASDS from the coding sequence ATGACAGCAACCCCCGAAAACATGGAAAACGCCGCTCTTGAAATGGATCTGAGTTTCGAGAGCGCCCTCGAGAATTACCTCAGCTCCGATTTCGGCGACCTTGAAGAAGGGTCGATCATCAAGGGCGAGGTGGTGCGCGTGGATGAGGACAGCGTCCTCGTCGACGTGAACTTCAAGTCCGAAGGGCAGATTTCCGCTTCCGAGTTCAGGGACAGCACCGGCAAGGTCAACATCGCCGTGGGCGACAAGGTGGACGTCTTCGTCGTTCGCAAGAACGAGATGGAAGGCACCATCACCCTGTCCTTCGAGAAGGCCAAGCGCATGCAGCTCTTCGACAAGCTCGAAGAGATTCAGGAAAACAACGGGGTCATCACCGGCCGCATCGTGCGTCGCATCAAGGGCGGCTACACCGTCGATCTCGGCGGCGTCGAAGCCTTCCTGCCCGGTTCGCACGTGGACCTGCGCCCCGTCCCCGACATGGACGCGCTGGTCAATCAGGAATACGAATTCCGTGTTCTCAAGATCAACCGTCGGCGCAGCAACGTCATCGTTTCCCGCCGCGTCCTGCTTGAAGAGGAACGCGATTCCAAGCGTCAGGATCTGCTGCGCACTCTCGAAGAGAACCAGATCGTCACCGGCAAGGCCAAGAACATCACCGAATACGGCGTGTTCGTGGACCTTGGCGGGCTGGACGGCCTGCTGCACATCACCGACATGTCCTGGAAGCGCATCCGTCACCCGAAGGAACTGGTCACCCTTGGCCAGGAACTGCAACTGAAGGTGCTCTCCTTCGACCGCGACAACCAGAAGGTGTCGCTGGGCATGAAGCAGCTGGTGGCCGACCCCTGGCAGGACATCACCGCCAAGTACCCCGAAGGCGCCAAGCTGCAGGGCCGCGTGACCAACCTGGTGGACTACGGCGCGTTCGTCGAGCTGGAGCCCGGCGTGGAAGGCCTGGTCCACATTTCCGAAATGTCGTGGACCCGCAAGCTGCGCCATCCTTCCCAGATGGTGCGCGTGGGCGACGAAGTGGAAGTGGTCATCCTCGGCGTCGACCAGGACAAGAAGCGCATCTCCCTCGGCATGAAGCAGGTCAAGCCGAACCCGTGGGAAGTTGTGGCTGAAAAGTACCCCGAAGGCACCATCCTTGAAGGCGTGATCAAGAACATCACCGAATTCGGCATGTTCATCGGCATCGAGGACGGCATCGACGGCCTGATCCACGTGTCCGACATCAGCTGGACCAAGAAGATCCGCCATCCCAACGAAGTGTTCAAGACCGGTGACGTGGTGCAGGCCAAGGTGCTGACCGTCGATCAGGAGAACGAAAAGTTCACCCTCGGCATCAAGCAGCTGACCGAAGACCCGTGGACCCACGTGCCTTCCCGTTACCCGGTGGGTGCGCTGATCGAAGGCACGGTGACCAACATCACCGACTTCGGCCTGTTCGTTGAAGTGGAAGAAGGCATCGAAGGCCTGGTCCACGTCTCCGAAATCAGCCAGAAGAAGATCAAGTCGCCCTCCGAAATGTTCAAGGAAGGCGTGGTCATCCAGGCCAAGGTCATCCACGTCTCCGCCGAAGAACGCCGCCTCGGGCTGTCCATCAAGCAGCTCAAGGACGAGGAAGAACGTCGCAAGCCCAAGGAATTCCGCGCCGGTCCCGCCGATACGGGCGGCCAGAACCTTGGTGACCTGCTGAAGCAGAAGCTGGAAGAGGATGCTTCCGACAGCTAG
- a CDS encoding XTP/dITP diphosphatase — MTTAPNITPPNITSDTAVIVLATRNAGKIRELNDMLKDTGVTVVGLDAYPEIGEIEETGTTFEENALLKARTVAELTGRIAVADDSGLEVDALGGAPGVYSARYSAEDGVPATDARNNEKLLAALADVPDAQRTARFRSVIAACAPDGRHITAAGAWEGRVATAPQGDNGFGYDPLFFDPELGRTAATLARDEKNARSHRGKALRRLLEMWPAFAAQVR, encoded by the coding sequence ATGACCACCGCCCCGAACATCACCCCCCCGAACATTACCAGTGACACCGCCGTCATCGTGCTGGCCACCCGCAACGCGGGCAAGATCCGTGAACTCAACGACATGCTGAAGGACACGGGCGTCACCGTCGTGGGCCTCGACGCCTACCCCGAGATCGGCGAAATCGAGGAAACCGGCACCACCTTCGAGGAAAACGCCCTGCTCAAGGCGCGCACCGTGGCCGAACTGACCGGCCGCATCGCCGTGGCCGACGATTCCGGGCTGGAGGTGGACGCCCTGGGCGGTGCCCCCGGCGTGTATTCCGCCCGCTATTCCGCCGAAGACGGCGTGCCCGCCACGGACGCCCGCAACAACGAGAAGCTGCTGGCCGCCCTGGCCGACGTGCCCGATGCGCAGCGCACGGCGCGGTTCCGTTCGGTCATCGCCGCCTGCGCTCCGGATGGTCGTCACATCACCGCCGCCGGGGCCTGGGAAGGCCGCGTGGCCACCGCCCCGCAAGGGGACAACGGCTTCGGCTACGACCCGCTGTTCTTCGACCCGGAACTGGGCCGCACCGCCGCCACCCTTGCCCGAGACGAAAAGAACGCCCGCAGCCACCGTGGCAAGGCCCTGCGCCGCCTGCTGGAAATGTGGCCCGCCTTTGCGGCGCAGGTCCGCTGA
- the rimO gene encoding 30S ribosomal protein S12 methylthiotransferase RimO translates to MISVYSVSLGCPKNRVDTERLLGALGAPVRPVAGMAEADVVLVNTCGFILPAVEESVRTVVEAVDEISGLARRPLLAVAGCLVGRYGERDLAAELPEVDLWLPNQSIESWPDLLARAVGARVAGPAGVGFVAPGYAGGTRLLSTGPSYAWLKISDGCRHNCSFCTIPSIRGAHRSTPAAELEREARQLLDMGVRELILVAQDVTAWGEDLESGSGGSTGKGDLRPLLDRLLPLPGLDRLRLMYLYPAGLNDDLLAYLAAAGAPFVPYFDVPLQHAHPDVLGRMGRPFARNPRVVVDRIRTHFPDAALRTSIIVGFPGETEEHYAALTDFVAETRFHHLGVFAYRAEDGTPAAAMPDQVDDKVKEWRRDALMEVQAEISEEIMESYVGQRLPVLVDAPHDEWPGLHTGRTWFQAPEIDGVTYVSGAGVAPGALVEADMVEARTYDLVALAEPEE, encoded by the coding sequence ATGATAAGTGTTTATTCCGTCAGCCTTGGCTGCCCCAAGAACCGCGTGGACACCGAACGCCTGCTGGGTGCGCTGGGCGCCCCCGTGCGCCCCGTGGCCGGCATGGCCGAGGCCGACGTGGTGCTCGTGAATACCTGCGGCTTCATTTTGCCCGCCGTGGAAGAATCGGTGCGCACCGTGGTGGAGGCCGTGGACGAGATTTCCGGACTGGCCCGGCGGCCCCTGCTGGCCGTGGCCGGGTGTCTGGTGGGCCGCTACGGCGAACGCGACCTGGCCGCCGAACTGCCGGAAGTGGACCTGTGGCTGCCCAACCAGTCCATCGAGTCATGGCCGGACCTGCTGGCGCGCGCCGTGGGTGCCAGAGTGGCCGGGCCTGCCGGGGTCGGCTTCGTCGCGCCCGGCTACGCTGGGGGCACGCGCCTGTTGTCCACCGGGCCGTCGTACGCCTGGCTGAAGATCAGCGACGGATGCCGCCACAACTGTTCGTTCTGCACCATTCCTTCCATTCGCGGCGCGCACCGCTCCACCCCGGCGGCGGAACTGGAGCGCGAGGCGCGGCAATTATTGGATATGGGCGTGCGCGAGCTGATTCTGGTGGCCCAGGACGTCACCGCGTGGGGCGAGGACCTGGAAAGCGGTTCCGGCGGTTCCACGGGCAAGGGCGACCTGCGCCCCCTGCTGGACCGCCTGCTGCCCCTGCCGGGGCTGGACCGGCTGCGCCTGATGTACCTGTACCCCGCCGGGCTCAACGACGACCTGCTGGCGTACCTTGCGGCAGCGGGCGCACCCTTCGTGCCCTATTTCGACGTGCCCCTGCAGCACGCCCACCCCGACGTGCTGGGCCGCATGGGGCGCCCCTTTGCCCGCAATCCTCGCGTGGTGGTGGACCGCATCCGCACACACTTTCCGGACGCGGCCCTGCGTACCTCGATCATCGTGGGCTTTCCCGGCGAGACGGAGGAACACTACGCCGCGCTCACCGATTTCGTGGCGGAGACGCGCTTCCATCACCTTGGCGTGTTCGCCTACCGGGCAGAGGACGGCACCCCCGCCGCCGCCATGCCCGATCAGGTGGACGACAAGGTGAAGGAATGGCGTCGCGATGCGCTGATGGAGGTACAGGCCGAAATCAGCGAGGAGATCATGGAATCGTACGTGGGCCAGCGCCTGCCCGTGCTGGTGGACGCCCCCCACGACGAATGGCCCGGCCTGCACACCGGCCGCACCTGGTTCCAGGCCCCGGAGATAGACGGGGTGACCTACGTGAGCGGGGCCGGTGTGGCCCCCGGCGCGCTGGTGGAGGCGGACATGGTGGAAGCCCGGACCTACGACCTGGTGGCCCTGGCCGAGCCGGAGGAATAG
- a CDS encoding IS3 family transposase has protein sequence MGSAQKGWNFLIVDELRSRYPLAVLLKHAGISRSGFYKWKSTFFQQRENDTVEMHITAIHSLRPYYGYRRMSVALKREGLLVNHKRAYRLMRKLGIQSTIRKKRKFFGRVGSSLFPNLLKRDFSSMQPGRKLVTDITYIPVKSGFMYLSVIQDLHNNEIISHNMSNQNNLDLVFATLRALPRHEDKAILHSDQGFQYTHKTYADRLTEMNLRGSHSRKGNCLDNAVVESFFSHLKTEIFATQNVLPAAETMILVEEYIRFYNAERFQKRLSQLSPAEYREKLAA, from the coding sequence ATGGGGAGCGCACAAAAAGGGTGGAATTTCTTGATAGTCGACGAACTGCGGAGTCGTTACCCACTCGCAGTTCTTCTGAAGCATGCAGGAATATCCAGGTCTGGATTTTACAAGTGGAAGAGCACATTCTTTCAACAGCGTGAGAACGACACTGTCGAGATGCATATCACCGCAATTCACTCGCTTCGTCCGTATTACGGATATCGCAGGATGTCCGTTGCGCTCAAGCGAGAAGGATTGCTTGTGAATCACAAGCGCGCGTACCGACTGATGCGTAAACTTGGCATTCAATCCACCATTCGCAAGAAACGGAAATTCTTTGGAAGGGTGGGGAGCAGTCTTTTTCCGAACCTGCTGAAGCGGGATTTTTCAAGCATGCAGCCTGGCAGAAAGCTCGTGACAGACATTACATATATCCCCGTCAAGAGTGGATTTATGTATTTGTCAGTCATCCAAGACCTGCACAATAACGAAATCATTTCCCACAACATGTCAAATCAGAACAATCTTGATCTCGTCTTTGCCACTCTGCGTGCCCTTCCCAGGCACGAGGACAAGGCTATTCTACACTCTGACCAAGGGTTTCAATATACGCACAAGACATACGCGGACAGGCTTACGGAAATGAACTTACGCGGCAGCCATTCCAGAAAAGGCAACTGCCTTGACAACGCTGTCGTTGAGTCATTTTTCTCGCACTTGAAAACCGAAATATTTGCTACCCAAAATGTCCTACCTGCTGCCGAGACTATGATCTTGGTAGAAGAATACATCCGCTTCTACAATGCGGAACGTTTCCAAAAGAGGCTTAGCCAACTTTCCCCTGCGGAATACAGGGAAAAGCTGGCCGCCTGA
- a CDS encoding RecQ family ATP-dependent DNA helicase, whose translation MTYSQERALELLRAGSGLAGAEFRDGQEDAIRHMVEGRGRLLVVQKTGWGKSFVYFIATRMLRDAGQGPALLVSPLLALMRNQIDAAGRMGVRAATINSGNQEEWEDVEARLARDEVDILLISPERLGNDWFQAQVLAPVAARIALLVVDEAHCISDWGHDFRPHYRLLGRMAANLPPTVRLLATTATANDRVMGDLATVLGPDLAVSRGDLNRSSLTLQTLRLPDRAERLAWLAERLGELDGHGIIYTLTVRDAGLVATWLQERGFNVAAYTGETGEDRERLEQDLLHNRVKALVATTALGMGYDKPDLAFVIHFQVPGSVVAYYQQVGRAGRALPAAYGVLLSGPEEDDINDWFIRSAFPTRAEVQQILDALEDAPEGLSVPELMSRVNMGKGRIEKGITLLSLESPAPIARQGAKWQLTAAALSGQFWDRADRLTALRRVEQAQMQEYVGLPFGQHMEYLVRALDGDAANIVPPALPPLPETADPALVHEAMAFLRRGNMPIAPRVQWPVGGMPQYDVRGRLPAAQRAQPGMALSAWGDAGWGASVRQGKYRDGRFADDLVDACAAMVEAWNPQPAPEWVTCIPSLRHPDLVPDFARRLAARLGLPFVPVLEKTEDRPEQKTMGNSVQQARNVDGSLGLAAIPVPAGPVLLVDDMVDSRWTLTVAAWLLRRNGGGEVWPVALSQAGQG comes from the coding sequence ATGACCTATTCGCAGGAACGGGCGCTGGAACTGCTGCGCGCCGGGTCCGGGCTGGCCGGGGCGGAATTTCGGGATGGGCAGGAAGACGCCATCCGGCACATGGTGGAAGGCCGGGGCCGCCTGCTGGTAGTGCAGAAGACGGGCTGGGGCAAAAGCTTTGTCTACTTCATCGCCACGCGGATGCTGCGTGACGCGGGCCAGGGCCCTGCGCTGCTCGTGTCACCCCTGCTGGCGCTGATGCGCAACCAGATTGATGCCGCCGGGCGCATGGGCGTGCGGGCCGCCACCATCAACTCGGGAAACCAGGAAGAATGGGAGGATGTGGAGGCGCGGCTGGCCCGCGACGAAGTGGACATCCTGCTCATTTCGCCTGAACGGCTGGGCAACGACTGGTTCCAGGCGCAGGTGCTGGCCCCGGTGGCGGCGCGGATAGCATTGCTGGTAGTGGACGAGGCGCATTGCATCTCCGACTGGGGGCACGATTTTCGTCCGCACTACCGGCTGTTGGGGCGCATGGCCGCCAACCTGCCCCCCACCGTGCGCCTGCTGGCCACCACGGCTACGGCCAACGACCGGGTCATGGGCGACCTGGCTACCGTATTGGGACCCGACCTTGCGGTGTCCAGGGGCGACCTGAATCGCTCTTCGCTGACGCTGCAAACCCTCCGCCTGCCGGACCGGGCCGAGCGTCTGGCCTGGCTGGCCGAGCGGCTTGGAGAACTGGACGGGCATGGCATCATCTATACGCTGACGGTGCGCGATGCCGGCCTGGTGGCAACGTGGCTGCAAGAGCGCGGCTTCAACGTGGCGGCCTACACGGGTGAAACCGGCGAGGACCGGGAACGCCTGGAGCAGGATCTGCTGCACAACAGGGTCAAGGCCCTGGTGGCCACCACGGCGCTGGGCATGGGCTACGACAAGCCGGACCTTGCCTTCGTCATCCATTTTCAGGTGCCGGGGTCCGTGGTGGCGTATTACCAGCAGGTAGGCCGGGCCGGGCGCGCCTTGCCCGCCGCCTACGGCGTGCTGCTGAGCGGGCCGGAAGAAGACGACATCAACGACTGGTTCATCCGCAGCGCCTTTCCCACCCGCGCCGAAGTGCAACAGATTCTGGATGCCCTGGAAGACGCGCCGGAGGGGCTTTCGGTCCCGGAGCTGATGAGCCGCGTGAACATGGGCAAAGGACGCATCGAGAAGGGCATCACGCTGCTGTCGCTGGAATCGCCCGCCCCCATCGCCAGACAGGGCGCCAAGTGGCAACTGACGGCGGCTGCGCTGTCCGGACAGTTCTGGGACAGGGCGGACAGGCTGACGGCATTGCGCCGTGTGGAGCAGGCGCAGATGCAGGAATACGTGGGCCTGCCCTTCGGCCAGCACATGGAGTATCTGGTGCGGGCGCTGGACGGGGACGCGGCGAACATCGTGCCCCCCGCGCTGCCGCCCCTGCCGGAAACCGCCGACCCCGCGCTGGTGCACGAGGCCATGGCGTTCCTGCGCCGCGGCAACATGCCCATCGCCCCCCGGGTGCAATGGCCAGTGGGCGGCATGCCCCAGTATGACGTCCGGGGCAGACTGCCCGCTGCCCAACGGGCGCAACCGGGCATGGCGCTGAGCGCGTGGGGAGATGCCGGGTGGGGGGCTTCGGTACGACAAGGCAAATACCGCGACGGACGCTTTGCCGATGATCTTGTGGACGCCTGCGCCGCCATGGTGGAGGCGTGGAACCCGCAGCCCGCGCCAGAATGGGTGACCTGCATCCCCTCGCTGCGGCATCCGGATCTGGTGCCGGACTTCGCACGCCGTCTTGCGGCGCGGCTGGGCTTGCCGTTTGTTCCGGTATTGGAGAAAACGGAGGACAGACCCGAGCAGAAGACCATGGGCAACAGCGTCCAGCAGGCCCGCAACGTGGATGGGTCGCTGGGCCTCGCCGCCATTCCCGTGCCCGCAGGCCCCGTGCTGTTGGTGGACGACATGGTGGATTCACGATGGACACTGACCGTGGCCGCCTGGCTGCTGCGCCGGAACGGCGGCGGCGAGGTGTGGCCGGTGGCGCTTTCCCAGGCAGGCCAAGGATAG